A section of the Aneurinibacillus migulanus genome encodes:
- a CDS encoding SAM-dependent methyltransferase, which yields MQKYLFQQFFGKITSVPFRVVFWDGNEELYGEGTPRFTLTFNEQIPFTSFVKQPSLAFGEAYMDQAIELEGEIEELIRAATSNHSVIWTETLARLPKLSMRKQKENVQHHYDVGNDFYSLWLDKTMSYSCAYFKTPEDTLEEAQLQKIDHILKKLQLKEGETLLDIGSGWGWLIIRAAQQYGVKALGVTLSEEQFRKTRERIAELDLIGQVEVELMDYHDLPKTNRTFDKIASVGMFEHVGRDHYSEFMKTVQTLLKDGGLMLLHTITHMKEEPGDPWISKYIFPGGYIPSLREIIHLLPEYNFHTLDVESLRLHYAMTLDRWAEGFDRNEDKIREMYGERFVRMWRLYLRSAAAFFRIGGLNIHQILFSKDVNNTLPLTRSYQYTNKE from the coding sequence ATGCAAAAATATTTATTCCAACAATTTTTTGGCAAGATTACATCAGTTCCATTTCGGGTGGTTTTTTGGGATGGAAACGAAGAACTGTATGGGGAAGGTACTCCACGTTTTACGCTCACGTTCAATGAACAAATCCCATTTACCTCATTTGTGAAGCAGCCGTCCCTAGCTTTTGGTGAGGCGTACATGGATCAAGCGATCGAGCTAGAAGGCGAGATCGAAGAGTTGATACGCGCAGCTACTTCTAACCATAGCGTGATATGGACAGAGACGCTTGCCCGGCTTCCCAAGCTTAGTATGCGTAAACAGAAAGAGAATGTGCAGCATCATTACGATGTGGGCAATGATTTCTATTCGCTATGGCTCGATAAGACGATGAGTTATTCGTGCGCGTATTTTAAAACGCCTGAGGACACGCTAGAAGAAGCACAATTGCAGAAGATTGATCACATCCTGAAAAAGCTACAACTGAAGGAAGGAGAAACGCTACTTGATATCGGAAGCGGATGGGGCTGGCTGATTATCCGAGCTGCTCAGCAGTATGGAGTCAAGGCTCTTGGCGTTACGCTAAGTGAGGAACAATTCAGGAAGACGAGGGAGCGTATTGCTGAATTAGATCTGATCGGACAAGTGGAGGTAGAACTAATGGATTACCATGACCTTCCAAAAACAAACCGTACCTTCGATAAAATCGCAAGCGTAGGAATGTTTGAGCATGTCGGTCGTGATCATTACTCCGAATTCATGAAAACCGTACAAACTCTTTTGAAAGACGGAGGACTTATGCTATTGCACACGATTACGCACATGAAGGAAGAGCCTGGCGATCCATGGATCTCAAAATATATTTTCCCAGGTGGTTATATTCCTTCATTACGCGAGATTATTCATCTGTTGCCTGAATACAATTTCCATACGCTTGATGTAGAAAGCCTCCGCCTGCATTATGCGATGACACTGGATCGGTGGGCAGAAGGATTTGACCGGAATGAAGATAAAATCCGGGAGATGTATGGGGAACGGTTTGTCCGGATGTGGCGGTTGTACTTACGATCAGCTGCGGCTTTTTTCCGCATCGGCGGCCTGAACATTCACCAGATTCTCTTTTCGAAAGACGTCAACAATACGTTGCCGTTAACTAGGAGCTATCAGTATACAAATAAGGAATAA
- a CDS encoding PadR family transcriptional regulator, giving the protein MNALGYALLGMLMRKPCSGYELTQLLEVFWQAKHSQVYPLLTKLEQDGLVTFVHVEQTGKPDKKIYSITDEGQTLLTQWVTKPSAPPVIRDEFLAKVYAIGLTDTNTAKRLFRERIFSFEEKVAFRKEEISQMQEEYGSELEQITCRHFGRYLLFQRKLKLEEEEIAWCHWVLGLLDNTKINATAKK; this is encoded by the coding sequence ATGAATGCTTTAGGCTATGCCTTACTTGGCATGCTGATGCGCAAGCCCTGTTCGGGCTATGAATTAACACAACTGTTGGAAGTATTCTGGCAGGCAAAGCACAGTCAGGTATACCCGTTACTCACAAAATTGGAACAGGATGGACTTGTAACATTCGTACATGTAGAGCAAACCGGGAAGCCGGATAAGAAAATATATTCCATTACAGACGAAGGTCAGACATTGCTTACGCAATGGGTGACTAAGCCATCTGCTCCACCAGTTATCCGCGATGAATTTCTTGCCAAGGTGTATGCTATCGGATTAACAGATACGAATACAGCAAAGCGTTTATTTCGTGAGCGTATCTTTTCTTTTGAAGAGAAAGTTGCGTTTCGTAAAGAGGAGATTTCACAGATGCAAGAAGAATATGGAAGCGAACTTGAACAAATCACATGCAGGCATTTCGGACGCTATCTACTGTTTCAACGAAAGCTCAAGCTAGAAGAGGAAGAAATCGCCTGGTGTCATTGGGTACTCGGCCTGTTAGATAATACCAAAATAAATGCAACCGCAAAAAAATAA
- a CDS encoding DEAD/DEAH box helicase translates to MNSFTDFQLKPEILQGIADLYYKEPTPIQAQAIPLALEGKDVIGQAQTGTGKTAAFVLPMLQMLEMDRKDVQALVMTPTRELAVQIAEDIAELGKHLGVNVLSLHGGQDITRQISKLTGQVHIVVGTPGRILDHLRRETLHFGRIKMLVLDEADKMLEMGFVEEVEEIFIQTAQQKQVLLFSATIPDGVRKLAHRFMDQPQIVRVEKRQMTAENTKESYYVVNQSDKTDVLLELVGEARPYLAVIFANTKQRVNELVRRLQENGVEAEALHGDLTQKKREQIMERFREAKFQYLVATDIAARGLDVEGITHVFNYDMPSDLESYIHRVGRTGRAGQEGEAISLISPRQKQWFDRFSRAISGGAEQKFLGGKQREERKLRRKAVESEMTIQEEENKDSTAPKKPAPKKAGGRAKAKPAKVKPGYKKKIKWEKEKQQRKERRKALQDIYKKRKKK, encoded by the coding sequence ATGAATTCATTCACGGATTTTCAGCTGAAACCGGAGATTCTGCAAGGAATTGCAGATTTATATTATAAAGAGCCAACTCCGATTCAAGCGCAAGCAATCCCACTAGCGCTTGAAGGAAAAGACGTTATCGGCCAAGCGCAGACTGGAACAGGAAAAACGGCTGCGTTCGTCCTCCCCATGCTTCAGATGTTGGAGATGGATAGAAAGGACGTACAAGCTCTTGTCATGACACCGACACGTGAGCTAGCGGTGCAGATTGCAGAGGATATCGCCGAACTGGGCAAACACCTGGGCGTGAACGTTCTATCTTTGCATGGCGGACAGGATATTACGCGCCAGATTAGCAAGCTTACGGGACAGGTTCATATCGTAGTAGGTACGCCGGGAAGGATACTGGACCATTTACGCCGGGAGACCCTTCATTTTGGACGAATCAAAATGCTTGTCCTCGATGAAGCGGATAAAATGTTAGAAATGGGTTTCGTAGAAGAAGTCGAAGAAATTTTCATTCAGACAGCGCAGCAAAAGCAGGTGCTTCTGTTCTCCGCAACTATTCCGGACGGCGTACGCAAGCTGGCTCATCGTTTCATGGACCAACCGCAAATCGTACGCGTTGAAAAACGGCAGATGACAGCAGAAAATACGAAAGAATCGTATTATGTGGTGAATCAGAGCGATAAAACCGATGTACTGCTCGAACTTGTTGGGGAGGCACGTCCGTATTTAGCGGTTATTTTCGCCAACACGAAACAGCGGGTTAATGAGCTGGTACGTCGCCTGCAGGAGAATGGCGTCGAGGCGGAAGCATTACATGGTGATTTGACTCAGAAAAAACGCGAACAGATTATGGAACGCTTTCGGGAAGCGAAGTTCCAATATCTTGTAGCAACCGATATTGCCGCACGTGGGCTGGATGTAGAAGGAATTACACATGTATTCAATTATGACATGCCCTCCGACTTGGAAAGCTATATTCACCGTGTAGGCCGGACAGGCCGTGCTGGACAGGAGGGGGAAGCTATTTCGCTTATCTCTCCTCGCCAGAAACAATGGTTCGATCGCTTCTCCCGTGCCATCAGTGGCGGAGCCGAGCAGAAGTTTCTCGGCGGGAAGCAGCGTGAGGAGCGCAAGCTGCGTAGAAAGGCTGTAGAATCAGAAATGACTATTCAAGAAGAAGAGAATAAGGACTCCACTGCACCGAAAAAACCGGCACCTAAAAAGGCGGGTGGTCGCGCAAAAGCGAAGCCAGCAAAGGTTAAACCGGGCTATAAGAAGAAAATAAAATGGGAAAAGGAAAAGCAGCAACGCAAGGAACGTCGCAAAGCGCTGCAAGATATATACAAAAAGCGAAAGAAAAAGTAG
- a CDS encoding GNAT family N-acetyltransferase — protein MKIKKLKHDTFRKIWLYRLKDRKVLVLRQALEEDAPQIIQRLHRVLDEGVYLEEEKETVNSTEEEAMLIRQMSEEGSMYTVAEIGDSIAGVAQIKRGQMEMNRHTGTFRIWLGPEFQGYGIGSKLMDYALQWARHHGLKKVCLDVFADNERAIDMYKKYGFVVEGRRKEQFVLNNQHVDEVFMSKFI, from the coding sequence GTGAAAATCAAAAAATTGAAACATGATACATTCCGTAAAATCTGGCTGTACCGCTTAAAAGACCGGAAAGTGCTCGTATTGCGTCAGGCGTTGGAAGAGGATGCGCCCCAAATCATTCAACGCTTGCATCGTGTGCTTGATGAAGGTGTTTATCTGGAAGAAGAAAAAGAGACAGTGAATAGCACTGAAGAAGAAGCGATGCTCATTCGTCAGATGAGCGAGGAAGGCAGTATGTACACAGTTGCTGAAATTGGCGATTCAATTGCTGGTGTAGCACAGATTAAGCGAGGACAGATGGAAATGAATCGTCATACCGGAACATTTCGTATTTGGCTTGGGCCGGAATTTCAGGGCTACGGCATCGGTTCCAAGCTGATGGATTATGCATTGCAATGGGCTAGGCATCACGGCCTTAAGAAAGTCTGTCTTGATGTATTTGCCGATAATGAGCGGGCGATTGATATGTACAAGAAATACGGTTTCGTAGTGGAAGGCCGGCGCAAAGAGCAATTTGTGCTGAATAATCAGCATGTGGATGAAGTGTTTATGAGTAAATTCATATAA
- a CDS encoding DinB family protein gives MDELKAVELFPHVNDLRNRFFSSYKELTPELLAQKPEGIPNAIGFHLRHIAQAEDWFVQGIVLGQEVAPKRKTELPDIDSILAYLEQTRERTLATLCKMEATELANQFTMPEGFRGDAVENPTFSWLFSRIFDHEVYHLAQVNMTLRLLGKEPPSM, from the coding sequence GTGGATGAGTTGAAAGCCGTAGAATTGTTTCCCCATGTTAATGATTTGCGGAATCGTTTTTTTTCGTCCTATAAGGAATTAACCCCAGAGCTTCTTGCACAAAAACCGGAAGGAATACCCAATGCAATCGGGTTTCATCTGCGCCATATCGCACAGGCGGAAGACTGGTTTGTACAGGGGATTGTTCTTGGACAAGAAGTTGCACCAAAGAGAAAGACAGAGCTTCCGGACATTGACTCTATTCTTGCTTATCTGGAACAAACACGTGAGCGCACGCTGGCTACTCTTTGTAAGATGGAGGCGACAGAGCTTGCGAATCAATTCACCATGCCGGAGGGATTTCGCGGTGACGCGGTCGAAAACCCGACATTTTCCTGGTTATTTAGTCGGATATTTGACCATGAGGTTTACCATCTGGCACAAGTAAACATGACGTTGCGCTTATTAGGTAAAGAGCCTCCCTCTATGTAA
- a CDS encoding thiamine phosphate synthase, with protein sequence MRHALHIISSGKQPLATVRDITAQIHPYIDMFHIREKQRSARELWEWAQGITVAGLPKTKLAVNDRVDVALACHAAAIQVAYHSLPPDVIRRLVPNKRIGVSVHNVAEAEAAEAAGADYVLYGHVFASASKPGLAGRGLAALQETVESVSVPVIALGGITPDNAAEVLATGCAGIAVLSAVMHATNPVLSVQRFQQAMRDVHVSPRCAWPVAKRERIQ encoded by the coding sequence ATGCGACACGCTCTTCATATCATCAGCAGTGGTAAACAGCCTCTTGCCACTGTACGTGATATTACAGCGCAGATTCATCCATACATCGATATGTTCCATATCAGAGAGAAGCAGCGTTCTGCGCGTGAGCTATGGGAATGGGCTCAAGGTATAACGGTTGCCGGGCTCCCGAAGACCAAGCTAGCGGTAAATGATAGAGTCGATGTAGCGCTTGCCTGTCACGCCGCAGCTATTCAAGTCGCCTACCATAGCCTCCCTCCCGATGTCATTCGTCGACTGGTACCGAACAAACGAATTGGGGTATCTGTTCATAATGTGGCAGAAGCAGAAGCGGCGGAAGCGGCTGGTGCCGACTACGTACTATATGGTCATGTCTTCGCCTCCGCCTCCAAGCCAGGACTTGCAGGACGTGGACTTGCAGCACTGCAAGAAACAGTAGAAAGCGTCAGCGTGCCTGTTATTGCGCTTGGCGGTATTACACCGGATAATGCAGCGGAAGTGCTTGCGACAGGCTGTGCAGGAATTGCAGTGCTGTCAGCCGTTATGCACGCTACTAACCCCGTACTTTCTGTACAGAGATTCCAGCAAGCGATGCGGGACGTTCACGTATCACCCAGATGCGCTTGGCCTGTAGCAAAAAGGGAGAGGATTCAATGA
- the thiO gene encoding glycine oxidase ThiO: MNKKDVVIIGGGIIGVAIAYQLAKRGKSVTVLEKDTVGAHSSGAAGGMLGAQVEFSEPGPLVDLSLRSRAMFTELAKELCEASGIDIGLNKAGMLRVAWTEEEAEALQKRGAWQQAMGLNAEWLDRVEVKRIEPMVSDEIAGALYLQDDAQISAPDTTRAFAVAAARHGAAIRERCEALEIERTDNRITSVLTTQGRLTADYYVLAAGAWSGRLARMLNLPLDVFPIKGEAFSVFSTLQPIQKTLYSHGCYIVPKDGNRLLVGASSADCGFDNRITIDGLQQLMAKALRLLPALKSCPLERTWASLRPQTKDGLPYFGPVASFDNLLAATGHYRNGILLSPLTGEIIARMITGEDIDVSLAPFTDKRHAQPVF, from the coding sequence ATGAACAAGAAAGATGTTGTCATCATCGGCGGTGGCATTATTGGTGTCGCCATCGCATATCAGCTTGCCAAACGCGGAAAATCGGTTACCGTACTTGAGAAAGATACGGTAGGAGCCCATTCATCAGGTGCAGCGGGCGGTATGCTCGGTGCTCAGGTAGAGTTTAGCGAGCCTGGTCCACTGGTAGACTTATCCCTGCGAAGCCGTGCCATGTTCACAGAGCTCGCAAAAGAACTATGTGAAGCTTCAGGCATTGATATTGGCCTTAATAAAGCAGGAATGCTGCGTGTTGCTTGGACGGAAGAAGAAGCTGAGGCACTTCAGAAGCGCGGAGCATGGCAACAGGCGATGGGACTTAACGCAGAATGGCTGGACAGGGTAGAAGTCAAGCGCATAGAACCAATGGTTAGCGATGAAATCGCCGGTGCCCTCTATCTACAGGATGACGCTCAGATCTCAGCGCCGGACACAACAAGGGCATTTGCCGTAGCCGCCGCCCGGCATGGTGCAGCGATTCGGGAACGCTGCGAAGCATTGGAGATCGAACGGACGGACAACCGAATTACAAGCGTCCTAACGACACAGGGACGGCTTACAGCAGATTACTATGTGCTCGCCGCTGGTGCCTGGAGCGGACGGCTGGCGCGTATGCTCAACCTTCCGCTAGACGTCTTTCCAATTAAGGGTGAAGCGTTTTCCGTCTTCTCAACACTTCAGCCGATACAAAAAACGCTCTACTCGCACGGCTGCTATATTGTGCCCAAAGACGGAAATCGGTTGCTGGTCGGAGCTTCTTCCGCTGATTGCGGATTCGACAACCGGATTACCATCGACGGACTGCAGCAGCTTATGGCAAAAGCTTTACGGCTCCTGCCTGCATTAAAGAGCTGTCCGCTCGAAAGAACATGGGCCAGTCTGCGACCACAAACAAAGGACGGTCTCCCGTATTTTGGACCGGTCGCTTCCTTTGATAACCTGCTTGCTGCGACCGGCCATTATCGTAACGGCATTCTACTCAGTCCGCTGACTGGGGAGATTATCGCCCGTATGATAACCGGAGAGGACATAGACGTCTCGCTGGCGCCGTTTACTGACAAGCGTCATGCGCAGCCAGTTTTTTAG
- the thiS gene encoding sulfur carrier protein ThiS, producing MINGEKQIVPDTVGNIQQLLEYLQLADRIVVVEINRDILQKDRHAVTELKDGDTIELVHFVGGG from the coding sequence ATGATTAATGGCGAAAAGCAAATCGTGCCCGACACAGTCGGAAACATCCAGCAATTGCTGGAGTACTTGCAGCTGGCCGACCGCATCGTCGTCGTGGAAATTAACCGCGATATTCTACAAAAAGACCGTCACGCCGTCACGGAACTAAAAGACGGTGATACGATTGAGCTCGTACATTTTGTTGGTGGAGGTTGA